In the Mauremys mutica isolate MM-2020 ecotype Southern chromosome 13, ASM2049712v1, whole genome shotgun sequence genome, one interval contains:
- the OSBPL2 gene encoding oxysterol-binding protein-related protein 2 isoform X1: protein MNSEEEFFDAITGFDSDNSSGDFSETNHKVAEMLDLDPPQSNRTGKHHGERQLHENGIKKHRTSLPAPMFSRSDFSVWSILKKCIGLELSKITMPIVFNEPLSFLQRITEYMEHIYLIHKASSHANPLERMQAVAAFAVSAVASQWERTGKPFNPLLGETYELIREDLGFRFISEQVSHHPPVSAFYSEGLNKDFVFHGSIYPKLKFWGKSVEAEPRGTITLELLKHNEAYTWTNPTCCVHNIIIGKLWIEQYGTIEIVNHSTGDKCILNFKPCGLFGKELHRVEGHVQDKNKKKLSVIYGKWTECLWCVSPATYDTSKKNEKRGGDQKKMKPSEEAGNDEADDMPEIQETVQVIPGSKLLWRINSRPPNSSQMYNFTSFAVSLNELETGMEEVLAPTDCRLRPDIRGMENGELDLASKEKERLEEKQRAARKERAKDEVEWRTRWFHQGNNPYIGTSDWLYSGGYFDRNFSDCPDIY, encoded by the exons GCTTCGATTCCGACAATTCTTCAGGAGACTTTTCAGAAACAAATCATAAAGTTGCAGAAATGCTTGATCTGGATCCACCCCAAAGCAATAGGACTGGAAAACATCATGGAGAGAGGCAGCTTCATGAGAATGGAATTAAGAAACACAG AACATCATTACCTGCACCAATGTTTTCTAGGAGTGATTTCAGTGTGTGGAGtatattaaaaaaatgcattGGACTG GAGCTGTCTAAAATTACAATGCCTATTGTCTTCAATGAGCCACTGAGCTTCCTCCAGCGGATAACCGAATACATGGAACACATATACCTCATTCATAAAGCTAGCAGTCATGCGAACCCCCTGGAAAGAATGCAG GCTGTAGCTGCTTTTGCAGTTTCTGCAGTAGCTTCGCAGTGGGAGAGAACTGGCAAACCATTTAACCCTCTACTAGGAGAAACATATGAATTAATCAG GGAGGATTTAGGCTTTAGGTTTATATCTGAACAGGTCAGTCACCACCCACCTGTTAGTGCATTTTATTCTGAAGGCCTCAATAAGGACTTTGTTTTTCATGGATCAATCTACCCCAAATTAAAGTTCTGGGGGAAGAGTGTAGAAGCAGAGCCCCGTGGAACAATTACTCTGGAGCTTCTAAA ACATAATGAAGCTTACACGTGGACAAACCCAACCTGTTGTGTACATAACATAATTATAGGTAAACTGTGGATAGAACAGTATGGAACAATAGAAATTGTAAATCACAG TACTGGAGATAAATGTATCCTTAATTTTAAACCATGTGGACTGTTTGGGAAAGAGCTTCACAGAGTAGAGGGTCACGTTCAGGACAAAAA CAAGAAGAAGCTCTCTGTGATCTATGGCAAATGGACAGAATGCTTGTGGTGTGTCAGTCCTGCCACATATGATACTtctaaaaagaatgaaaaaagagGTGGTGACCAGAAGAAAATGAAGCCG AGCGAAGAGGCTGGGAACGATGAGGCCGATGATATGCCAGAGATCCAAGAGACTGTGCAAGTCATACCAGGCAGTAAGCTGCTTTGGAGAATAAATTCTAGACCACCAAACTCATCACAG ATGTACAATTTCACCAGTTTTGCTGTGAGTCTCAATGAGCTGGAAACGGGCATGGAAGAAGTTTTAGCTCCCACTGATTGTCGTCTACGTCCAGATATCAGAGGCATGGAAAATGGAGAGCTGG ACCTGGCTAGCAAAGAAAAAGAGAGACTAGAAGAGAAACAAAGAGCCGCTCGTAAAGAACGTGCAAAAGATGAAGTGGAATGGAGGACAAG
- the OSBPL2 gene encoding oxysterol-binding protein-related protein 2 isoform X2, translating to MGKKRTMKNRITGFDSDNSSGDFSETNHKVAEMLDLDPPQSNRTGKHHGERQLHENGIKKHRTSLPAPMFSRSDFSVWSILKKCIGLELSKITMPIVFNEPLSFLQRITEYMEHIYLIHKASSHANPLERMQAVAAFAVSAVASQWERTGKPFNPLLGETYELIREDLGFRFISEQVSHHPPVSAFYSEGLNKDFVFHGSIYPKLKFWGKSVEAEPRGTITLELLKHNEAYTWTNPTCCVHNIIIGKLWIEQYGTIEIVNHSTGDKCILNFKPCGLFGKELHRVEGHVQDKNKKKLSVIYGKWTECLWCVSPATYDTSKKNEKRGGDQKKMKPSEEAGNDEADDMPEIQETVQVIPGSKLLWRINSRPPNSSQMYNFTSFAVSLNELETGMEEVLAPTDCRLRPDIRGMENGELDLASKEKERLEEKQRAARKERAKDEVEWRTRWFHQGNNPYIGTSDWLYSGGYFDRNFSDCPDIY from the exons GCTTCGATTCCGACAATTCTTCAGGAGACTTTTCAGAAACAAATCATAAAGTTGCAGAAATGCTTGATCTGGATCCACCCCAAAGCAATAGGACTGGAAAACATCATGGAGAGAGGCAGCTTCATGAGAATGGAATTAAGAAACACAG AACATCATTACCTGCACCAATGTTTTCTAGGAGTGATTTCAGTGTGTGGAGtatattaaaaaaatgcattGGACTG GAGCTGTCTAAAATTACAATGCCTATTGTCTTCAATGAGCCACTGAGCTTCCTCCAGCGGATAACCGAATACATGGAACACATATACCTCATTCATAAAGCTAGCAGTCATGCGAACCCCCTGGAAAGAATGCAG GCTGTAGCTGCTTTTGCAGTTTCTGCAGTAGCTTCGCAGTGGGAGAGAACTGGCAAACCATTTAACCCTCTACTAGGAGAAACATATGAATTAATCAG GGAGGATTTAGGCTTTAGGTTTATATCTGAACAGGTCAGTCACCACCCACCTGTTAGTGCATTTTATTCTGAAGGCCTCAATAAGGACTTTGTTTTTCATGGATCAATCTACCCCAAATTAAAGTTCTGGGGGAAGAGTGTAGAAGCAGAGCCCCGTGGAACAATTACTCTGGAGCTTCTAAA ACATAATGAAGCTTACACGTGGACAAACCCAACCTGTTGTGTACATAACATAATTATAGGTAAACTGTGGATAGAACAGTATGGAACAATAGAAATTGTAAATCACAG TACTGGAGATAAATGTATCCTTAATTTTAAACCATGTGGACTGTTTGGGAAAGAGCTTCACAGAGTAGAGGGTCACGTTCAGGACAAAAA CAAGAAGAAGCTCTCTGTGATCTATGGCAAATGGACAGAATGCTTGTGGTGTGTCAGTCCTGCCACATATGATACTtctaaaaagaatgaaaaaagagGTGGTGACCAGAAGAAAATGAAGCCG AGCGAAGAGGCTGGGAACGATGAGGCCGATGATATGCCAGAGATCCAAGAGACTGTGCAAGTCATACCAGGCAGTAAGCTGCTTTGGAGAATAAATTCTAGACCACCAAACTCATCACAG ATGTACAATTTCACCAGTTTTGCTGTGAGTCTCAATGAGCTGGAAACGGGCATGGAAGAAGTTTTAGCTCCCACTGATTGTCGTCTACGTCCAGATATCAGAGGCATGGAAAATGGAGAGCTGG ACCTGGCTAGCAAAGAAAAAGAGAGACTAGAAGAGAAACAAAGAGCCGCTCGTAAAGAACGTGCAAAAGATGAAGTGGAATGGAGGACAAG